In the Populus trichocarpa isolate Nisqually-1 chromosome 8, P.trichocarpa_v4.1, whole genome shotgun sequence genome, ttttagggtttttttaaattgatttattttaatttcatcatttaacatttaacttattttaaattagccttcctatattttttttattgggttatctcaatcttatgctCATGGTAGCGAAGTTTGCAAGTTGACTTAggttgattctttttttttttattgctacgGGGTTAGTCTAGGTCCATGACCAGAATCACTGGTTTCAAAGGTTAACGTGAATTGACTTTTTTAGTATCCttgttaaaattgatttatttcaattccaccgttcaatatatgatttgttggaaattaatctttgtactttttttttgtttcctttatgTTGGATTATCTTGATCTCGTGTCAATGATTGCGGGTTTTGAAGGttaatcaaaatcaactcatattttttccattgcttttttaaattaaatttatttttttttcttatttttatcatttgacattgagTTATTCGATAATCGAGCTTCATGTATTTAGAATTGACTTTCAAACTTTTTCTCTTACATTTCTTTTGATGAGATTGACCTAACCTTATATTTATGGTCGTGAAATTAGCGAGTTAATctaatttaattggtttttttattttattttagtaacatTGAGTTATTTCAAAATCCAAGTAGACTTAGagtggttttttttactttttttcattgtcatatatttttttgttagtttatttattattattattattatatgttttaattatattgtttaaattataaattaaataaacaactcggtttcatattttttttctttaatattattttttttacattgaaaaacgTTTTATTCGACCCGCATAGTCTCTCACTATTTTTTCCCAATTCACCTCaacaaatcatttatttatagCTCACCCTTCAAAGTTCAAAGAGAACAATCTTCGTCAATTCTCTCTCCACCAATTACACAGCCCACTTCCCCAAATGCACTTTTCACTTTAAAACTACATCCTTCACCGTAGATAACGTCCAATCCAACGGCAGACGTTAAATCATTCCTCCTGCGATAGCAATCCGCGTCCGCCTCAAGTCAATTTCCACCGATTACAACtcctccttttcattttctctctcctataAATCCCCACTTTCTTCTGCCGCCAAATACCAGATTAAAAAACATTCTCTCAATTCGTCTAATATCTCGAAGTTCCCCAAATACCAGACTCTTGATTTCTTAATTCTCTGTAACCAATCATGCCCTCCTCCGCCACCGCAGCTCCGTCGAAGGCCAAAGCCAACCTCTCTAAATCGAAGAAAACCGCAGCTGCATTAACCTCTGGTGGTGCCAAGAAACCCAGAGCCTACCCTACTTATCATGAGGTAATCAATCAATCATAAAACAGCTTATGACTAATCAAATGACACGTCGTTTCATACTGTAATGCTATTTTTGGGATTTTGATGTATGCAGATGGTCAAGGAGGCGATTGTGGCTTTGAAGGAAAGGAGTGGATCGAGCCAGATTGCAATTGCTAAGTTCATCGAAGAGAAGCATAAGTCCAACCTCCCTGTAAATTTCAAGAAACTGCTGCTTGTTCAATTGAAGAAACTTGTTGCTAATGGCAAGCTAGTTAAGGTCAAGAACTCCTTCAAGCTCCCTCCTAAATCTTCCGCTAAGGATGCTGCTTCTGTGAAGAAAGCGGCTCCGGCGAATCCCAAGGCCGAGGCTAAGCCTAAGCCGGAAAAGGCTGCGAAGGCCGAGGCTGTAAAGTCTCCGGCGAAGAAAGCTGTTGTTGGGGCTAAAAATAAGACTCCGGCGAAAAAGGCAGTAAAGAAAACCAAGAGTATTAAGTCGCCGGTGAAGAAGGCAGTTAAGAAGACCAAGAAGTGAAAGCAGTTTGTGGATAGAATGACAGGACTTGTAAATTGAGGGTTTACACGGGGTTATTTGGGTATAGAATTGCTTGATTTCTTTAGGagaaattatttcaatgtaATTCAACTTCATTTTGAAAGggaattatttgttttagtgaATATTTGGTATTGGTgtggttaatattttttaaaaatgtttttttatttaaaaatatatttttaaaatttttaacatcattactaccagaaattaaaaaaataaataaatatacttttaaaactaatataaacaCAGGTTAAATTTCACGAAAAGAGTAAAATAATTCGAAGTTAATAGCGTAGCATCATCCATTTGGCAGAAAGCACAATCATGATTTTTCGATGTTTAGAATAGAGGTTCTGAGCTCCGATTGAACAGTGGGCCTGGAAGGATCCATGACGATGTCTTTCCAAAAAGAGCCCGGCTCGAAAATGGGGCTTGGGTCTGTGTAAAGCTCGTAGATGGATTCTGCTTCAGCCCTCAAATTGCTTGCATTTGTCAAGCATTTGTACCCCTCTGGATTAATCAGGAGCATGTTGTCGCCATCTTTCCATGCTATCTGCTGCATTCATTTTGTGCCAATCAAAAAGTCAGTGTATAAGAAAAATGCAGTCCCTACTTGTCTTTTGAATCGATACCAGTACGGAAATCTACAGGCAAGAACTAAGGTAACTGCTGCTAGTTCTGAGCTACGAGGTCCGGAAGGTGGGGCTAATTTTCGTACATAATGCGTGTTCGAGGTCCATTTCTTGTCGAGGCCTCGAGATACAGAATAGTGCATCTAGGGGACCACAATCCAGGATTCCAAGCTCAAACTTACCAGTTTTCTTAGAACTGACAGATGGGTGATGGGTCTAATTTATTTCAATAGATTTCGACACTAGTGACTCAAATAGCATGGTGGCCCGACAAAAACTCAAGGGTAGTTGGCAGACTCTCTTCGCTAATCGATGTGTTGTTTCAGAGGTGCCACGTTCATGCTTGACAAACCCTGTCATGAAATTTGAGGCGTTGTGCATTTGTGTGTGCCAGGCACTacgagaaagaagagaagaagcaCGGGATGCATGGCGGATAAACCTGATGGAAGAGTCGTACTTACACTAGGCGGTGCTCCCACTGAATTGGTGCAATAAAGCCTGGCATTATCAACAAGTTGGCAGTATCTTTCAAATGCGCTGGCAAATCTCTTGTGGGACTTTAACTGGGAATCCACCCTCACTGCCCCTCTTGTCGTTATAGCTCTCCTGTTCAAAATCCCAGAAAAACATACCCCCTTTCATTACTACCATGTACCGTACGACAATAAACGAGAATGATGTTGATTACTACACAGCTAGTTTTATCATGTTTCGATTGTTACCTGATGCCTCTAACAACAGCTAGATAAGGGTCACAGACAACTCCAACCAGCTCTATTCTGTATGGTTTCCTGCCAGTTAATTCTCCTTTCTCGTTGTTTAATCGCTGGTCTTCTTCCTCTTGCTCTACCTTTTCCCAGTAATTTACATCAACGGTCCAATCCTCAGCAACCTGGTACCCTGGTCTCATTCGGTAACGACATTTGTGCACATTACGAGCCATGGCAATTGTTTGCTCCACGAAAGACTCCCATGAAAGGGTGCCATCAATGATTACATCCTGTCCTTCATTCAGTGCAGTTACTAGGAGTGATGATTGGTGCACCTATAACAGACAATAAGATAAATTACAGAATGGGATTGATTTCAACTTTTGATCCtggaatgttttgttttttaaagctaaaaatctctacccaggtggaaaaaaagagggggggatGGATTCTTTACCAGTTCAGCAGTTTGAAGCATGTCATCGTGATGGCCCATGGAGCTATTGGCTCGGTAGGTGACATCCGACTCTTTGAATGCATCAGCCTCTACCACAACCGCCTTTGCCTTTGCTCCTGACCAGAACGGTCTGCCCAATTATTTATTGATCAGTGTCCCATCAAATCACAATCACAAGGCATGCACTATTTTCCAAAGCAAAATTCAATTATCTTTACTCCGTGCCCCTTTGTTTATCGAACTCCGTAcgtaaattaaattttctttcgaCAAGATAATTGGCATTTTAGAAGGGGTATTATAGAATTCTAACACAACTTGATAAAAATTCCAAGAAAGcaatataagtaaaaaaaaaaaaaaaaaaaatagcacaatCACTTTGAAAATAGCGGTTGACATAGCTGCTGTTACAAATAgtaattgttttgaaaattatgtcttttgatttaattaacatgtttaaaaaatcaacttaaatttttattaaaatataaagagtaataaataagatttaaaatccAATGTTTAAGAAAGAACGAGTCATCGAAGATATTTTGAAGTTTCATTTTTGACACACTCAGTATCGCTAGAAAGATCTTGAGAGACGATTCTAATCACACGTTAAAAGATCACCAAACATGATCGTAATTTATTAGGGTTTTTCTTAGGTTAGTTTAGGGTTAATTACAACATCATTTTGTATTCTTTTAAGGTATAGTTAGAATTGTCTCGTTAAGATATttctatgttaatttttattaagattaattaatttgtaaaagaaCATGTCTTGAAAtataactaaacaaaaaaaaaaattaaaacgcgATTGCTATTTCAAATAGTGGTtgtatacaaaaataatattctcaaacacgaTTATATTCAAACttgttaattttcaaataattttttaatatatatatattattgtccCAAAAATTTTAgcaaattacatttttttttttaaaaatccccATGTTCAAGCCCTATTACTCTTAAAGTCTTCTTTCGTTTTTTTGGGTAGCTGATACTCTTCTTTCatgcatgttatatatatatatatatatataatacgcaacatagaaaaatcatgaaagttatttttaatgtttacgAGGTAAAATTTGATAAATCCATACTCTTTGAGAATATCTTTGGTGACAGTGCTCTTGCCAGCCCCCATAACACCACCCATAAGTAGCAGTACCGGACTTCTCTCACTCAGTGCCACCGGCACCATGACCTCCGTACAATGTGATTCCCCCTGGCCGCTTGCTTTCAATCCCTCAACTAGAGTAGAAAATAACCTTGTAACTTTCAATTCCTCGGTCACCCTCTCAAATCTTTGTTTTCTGCCAAAACccacaaaaattaaaaccatgACGATAATTTAAAGTATCCATTCGATTCCTGAAACCATAAAGTTTGGTGTGGTATAAATGAAAAACCACGGCACCTCTGGCCCttcataaaagagaaaaatgaggCCAAGTGGAAGTGggtgaattgaaaaataaaaaaaatgaggccaAGTAATATAATATTACAAGTCATTGTCATCAAACCCTTTGCGCTTTGGTTTCCTCACGGATTCAACATCCATAACCTGCCATCCATGCAGAAAATTAGAGTAAAGAGCATAAGACAACAAAGAcaagaaacagaaaataaaaggtactgttccttttctttttattatttggttCTGAAAATTGATGATAAACCTGACCGATAAACAGAGATGCTCTGCTCCAATGAAATGCGAAATAAGTGAGGATGCATTTTTCAAATTCCGCCATCAGCTTCACGTACAGAAAAGTTTGTAACTCTGGTGCACCAGCAAAAAAGTCATATATGTTATTCTCACACCCTTCAGATCTTTTCAGATAATCATAAGCCAATTTGCATAGCCGTGGACACTCATCTGCATCTGCAAATCCCATCTGCCTAGCTACAAAGACCAGTACAGTGAAAAATGGGtaaaatttcttctttcttgactcttgagaaaaaaacattatttgtcAAGAAAAAGTAATACAACTGAAACAGTTTATAGTTACTtgaattaatttaccaacataATCGGAGAATCTTTCAAGATTTTCCAAACGGCCAAATTCTTTCCAGACTAAGCCTGGAATGATGTGCTGGTCTCTTTTAGCTTTTGGTTTTCTCCGATAGTCGAGAGTCCAAGCAGCAGCGGCACTGATGAAACCCACTAAGGAAGCGGCAAGAACTCCTGTCAATTTGGCATGGCCGTTATTATTATctaaaagaaaggaaggaacTGTCGTCAAAGCTTATTTTCTTACTAGAAAACGATCAGACAGAGAGATTacgcagaaaaagaaaaaagaaggctTACTTGACTGCATCTTGTTGAAGCTTAGAGGAGGCTTCACTGCAGATTTGAGATAGTTTGCCGGGCTTTAGATGATTTTACCGATTACAGATGGAGCTCATCTCATGATAAAACGAGCATGTGACTTTGTGGGTCTTTGTAAATAAAGGATGAtggataaatttttatatgcttATCGATTCCCacatgacaaaaaaagaagaagca is a window encoding:
- the LOC18101583 gene encoding histone H1, coding for MPSSATAAPSKAKANLSKSKKTAAALTSGGAKKPRAYPTYHEMVKEAIVALKERSGSSQIAIAKFIEEKHKSNLPVNFKKLLLVQLKKLVANGKLVKVKNSFKLPPKSSAKDAASVKKAAPANPKAEAKPKPEKAAKAEAVKSPAKKAVVGAKNKTPAKKAVKKTKSIKSPVKKAVKKTKK
- the LOC7473451 gene encoding calmodulin calcium-dependent NAD kinase: MQSNNNNGHAKLTGVLAASLVGFISAAAAWTLDYRRKPKAKRDQHIIPGLVWKEFGRLENLERFSDYVARQMGFADADECPRLCKLAYDYLKRSEGCENNIYDFFAGAPELQTFLYVKLMAEFEKCILTYFAFHWSRASLFIGQVMDVESVRKPKRKGFDDNDLKQRFERVTEELKVTRLFSTLVEGLKASGQGESHCTEVMVPVALSERSPVLLLMGGVMGAGKSTVTKDILKEPFWSGAKAKAVVVEADAFKESDVTYRANSSMGHHDDMLQTAELVHQSSLLVTALNEGQDVIIDGTLSWESFVEQTIAMARNVHKCRYRMRPGYQVAEDWTVDVNYWEKVEQEEEDQRLNNEKGELTGRKPYRIELVGVVCDPYLAVVRGIRRAITTRGAVRVDSQLKSHKRFASAFERYCQLVDNARLYCTNSVGAPPSQIAWKDGDNMLLINPEGYKCLTNASNLRAEAESIYELYTDPSPIFEPGSFWKDIVMDPSRPTVQSELRTSILNIEKS